A section of the Cryobacterium soli genome encodes:
- a CDS encoding 50S ribosomal protein L25/general stress protein Ctc: MAEATNNNNKISADARHSFGKGAARKLRVLGKIPAVIYGHGTDPVHVALPAHEIGLLLRRANAVLELDVEGTTHLTLVKDVQKDPVRQIIEHLDLIVIRKGEKVQVEVAVHVTGEPAPGTTADLDAKTLLLEVEATNIPQSVSVDVEGLEDGTLIHASEITLPAGASLISDPEMVVIGVHLPAEEEEEETSTEEAPAEEAAAE, encoded by the coding sequence ATGGCTGAGGCCACGAACAACAACAACAAGATTTCCGCCGACGCGCGCCACAGCTTCGGCAAGGGCGCTGCCCGCAAGCTGCGCGTGCTGGGCAAGATCCCCGCCGTCATCTACGGCCACGGCACCGACCCCGTGCACGTCGCCCTGCCCGCCCACGAGATCGGCCTGCTGCTGCGCCGCGCGAACGCCGTGCTCGAGCTCGACGTCGAGGGCACCACCCACCTGACCCTGGTCAAGGATGTGCAGAAGGACCCGGTTCGCCAGATCATCGAGCACCTCGACCTCATCGTCATCCGCAAGGGTGAGAAGGTCCAGGTCGAGGTCGCCGTGCACGTCACCGGCGAGCCCGCCCCCGGCACCACCGCGGACCTGGACGCCAAGACCCTGCTCCTCGAGGTCGAAGCCACCAACATCCCGCAGAGCGTCAGCGTCGATGTCGAGGGCCTGGAAGACGGAACCCTCATCCACGCCAGCGAGATCACGCTGCCCGCCGGCGCGTCGCTCATCTCCGACCCCGAGATGGTCGTCATCGGCGTGCACCTGCCCGCCGAGGAAGAGGAAGAGGAGACCTCCACCGAGGAAGCTCCCGCCGAGGAAGCTGCCGCAGAGTAG
- the pth gene encoding aminoacyl-tRNA hydrolase yields MDENLWLVVGLGNPGPGYAGNRHNVGHMVTMVLADRMRANFKNHKANASVAEGRSFPGGPKLILAKPNSFMNLSGGPVAGLLRFYSLDVSRLIVVHDELDLPFDTLKIKVGGGHGGHNGVRDIIAATGSNDFIRIRMGIGRPPGRQNAADFVLHDYTSTERTTLPIMLEDAADAIELIAAEGVTAAQQKFHAPPA; encoded by the coding sequence CTGGACGAGAATCTCTGGCTCGTAGTCGGGCTCGGTAACCCCGGGCCCGGCTACGCCGGTAATCGCCACAACGTCGGCCACATGGTGACCATGGTGCTCGCCGACCGGATGCGGGCGAACTTCAAGAACCACAAGGCCAACGCCTCCGTCGCCGAGGGACGCAGTTTCCCCGGCGGCCCCAAGCTGATCCTGGCCAAGCCGAACAGCTTCATGAACCTCTCCGGCGGCCCCGTCGCGGGCCTGCTGCGCTTCTACTCGCTCGACGTGTCCCGCCTGATCGTCGTGCACGACGAACTCGACCTGCCGTTCGACACCCTGAAGATCAAGGTGGGCGGCGGCCACGGCGGCCACAACGGGGTGCGCGACATCATCGCCGCCACCGGGAGCAACGACTTCATCCGCATCCGGATGGGCATCGGCCGCCCGCCCGGCCGGCAGAACGCCGCCGACTTCGTGCTGCACGACTACACCAGCACCGAGCGCACCACCCTGCCGATCATGCTCGAGGATGCCGCGGACGCCATCGAGCTCATCGCCGCAGAGGGCGTCACCGCCGCCCAGCAGAAGTTCCACGCCCCGCCCGCCTAG
- the mfd gene encoding transcription-repair coupling factor → MILQGLIPALSGASTFDNALAFAARDADFSLTEGLRAPLLAALMEQRSRLDKGRALLVITATGRESEALRENLGCFSDDAEIVEFPAWETLPHERLSPSAEIVGRRLYALRRMRDWENSDAATRRPLIVVASVRAALQPVADNLTDYEPLELTAGGRGHDLAAISVDLVNVAYARVDMVTRRGEFAVRGGILDVFPPMAAHPYRIEFFGDEVEQIRAFAVSDQRSMPEPIASVILPPSRELLLSPAVRQRAREMQHEFPSLAGLLAKVAEGIPVEGMESLAPALVDRLVPVTHYLPRQAAVAVISPERVASRAISLAETNREFLSAAWNAATAGAEAPIDLASGDFLTLGTLRDAVRYSAPGAGATERVWWTMSSFQAAPTDIQVLPEHREIDELLTIRIQGDAVPSFAGSVEGAVGHLGSRMKDGWTVAVVAQGAGLVDRAADVLAGAELPARIVEEFPANPEPGIAYLLKASIAHGFEIPEIKLTLVSESEFYGRTVGYDARQIKKLASRRKNVVDPLQLKTGDHVVHQTHGIGRFLELTQREVSSGGRNPVKTTREYLVLEYAASKRGHGGDKLYVPTDQLDLVSRYVGGEAPALSKMGGSDWSAAKTKARRAVRDIAVELVKLYSARMASKGHAFGPDTPWQRELEEAFPFAETPDQLTTIEEVKADMERPIPMDRLLSGDVGFGKTEVAVRAAFKAIQDGKQVAMLVPTTLLVRQHMETFQERFAGFPIHLRALSRFQTDKESRETVAGMLDGTVDMVIGTHRLLSENTIFKDLGLVIIDEEQRFGVEHKDALKKLKTNVDILAMSATPIPRTLEMAVTGIREMSTLATPPEDRHPILTFVGPYSDRQVAAAIRRELLREGQIFFVHNRVSSINRVAAQLAELVPEARVAVAHGQLPEAQLEQVVVDFWENKFDILVSTTIIETGLDIANANTIIIDRADKYGLSQLHQLRGRVGRARERAYAYFLYDENKPLSEIAHDRLATIAANNELGAGMQVALKDLEIRGAGNLLGGEQAGHIAGVGFDLYLRMIGEAVSTFRGDVAEGQTELRLELPVDAHIPEEYVDSERLRLEAYQKLSGASGLAAADDQIGLVLEELTDRYGEPPEAVTNLIAVSRLRRHAQQAGLGEVVAMGSNLRVAPVDLADSMQVRLQRMYPGSKYSAAAGTMIVPLPRVNGEPVADAALIAWTGSLLDAVFPRPVDTAVPAH, encoded by the coding sequence GTGATTCTTCAGGGCTTGATTCCGGCGCTTTCTGGCGCCTCCACGTTCGACAACGCCCTCGCCTTCGCGGCCCGTGACGCCGACTTCTCGCTCACCGAGGGCCTGCGCGCGCCGCTTCTCGCCGCGCTGATGGAGCAACGCTCCCGCCTCGACAAGGGCAGGGCCCTGCTGGTCATCACCGCCACCGGGCGCGAATCCGAGGCGCTCCGGGAGAACCTCGGCTGCTTCTCCGATGACGCCGAGATCGTCGAATTCCCCGCCTGGGAGACCCTGCCGCACGAACGACTCAGCCCGAGCGCCGAGATCGTCGGGCGCCGGCTCTACGCGCTGCGCCGGATGCGGGACTGGGAGAACTCGGATGCCGCCACCCGGCGTCCCCTCATCGTCGTCGCTTCGGTGCGTGCCGCCCTGCAGCCCGTGGCCGACAACCTCACCGACTACGAGCCCCTCGAGTTGACCGCAGGCGGCCGCGGCCACGACCTCGCCGCCATCTCGGTGGACCTCGTGAACGTGGCCTACGCCCGGGTCGACATGGTCACCCGCCGCGGCGAGTTCGCCGTGCGCGGCGGCATCCTCGACGTGTTCCCGCCCATGGCCGCGCACCCGTACCGGATCGAGTTCTTCGGCGACGAGGTCGAGCAGATCCGCGCGTTCGCGGTCTCCGACCAGCGTTCGATGCCCGAGCCCATCGCCTCGGTCATCCTGCCGCCGAGCCGCGAACTGCTGCTCAGCCCCGCCGTGCGCCAGCGCGCCCGGGAGATGCAGCACGAGTTCCCGAGCCTCGCGGGCCTGCTCGCGAAGGTGGCAGAGGGCATCCCGGTCGAGGGCATGGAGAGCCTGGCGCCGGCCCTGGTGGACCGGCTCGTGCCCGTCACGCACTACCTGCCCCGGCAGGCCGCCGTCGCCGTGATCTCGCCCGAACGGGTCGCCTCCCGCGCGATCAGCCTCGCCGAGACCAACCGGGAGTTCCTCTCCGCCGCCTGGAACGCCGCCACCGCCGGCGCCGAGGCGCCGATCGACCTCGCCTCGGGCGACTTCCTCACCCTCGGCACCCTGCGGGATGCCGTGCGCTACAGCGCACCCGGCGCCGGCGCCACCGAACGGGTCTGGTGGACGATGAGTTCGTTCCAGGCCGCCCCGACCGACATCCAGGTGCTGCCAGAGCACCGCGAGATCGACGAACTGCTCACCATCCGCATCCAGGGCGACGCCGTGCCGAGCTTCGCCGGCAGCGTCGAGGGCGCCGTCGGGCACCTCGGCAGCCGGATGAAGGACGGCTGGACCGTCGCGGTCGTCGCCCAGGGCGCCGGCCTCGTCGACCGCGCCGCCGACGTGCTCGCCGGCGCCGAACTGCCCGCCCGCATCGTCGAGGAATTCCCGGCGAACCCGGAGCCCGGCATCGCCTACCTGCTCAAGGCGTCCATCGCGCACGGCTTCGAGATCCCGGAGATCAAGCTCACGCTGGTGAGCGAGAGCGAGTTCTACGGCCGTACCGTCGGGTACGACGCCCGCCAGATCAAGAAACTCGCCAGCCGGCGCAAGAACGTCGTCGACCCGCTGCAGCTCAAGACCGGCGATCACGTCGTGCACCAGACCCACGGCATCGGCCGGTTCCTCGAGCTCACCCAGCGCGAGGTCTCCAGCGGCGGCCGCAACCCGGTGAAGACCACCCGCGAATACCTCGTGCTCGAGTACGCCGCGTCCAAGCGCGGCCACGGCGGCGACAAGCTCTACGTGCCCACCGACCAGCTCGACCTGGTCTCCCGCTACGTCGGCGGCGAGGCCCCCGCGCTGTCGAAGATGGGCGGAAGCGACTGGTCTGCCGCGAAGACCAAGGCCCGCCGTGCGGTGCGCGACATCGCCGTCGAACTGGTCAAACTGTACTCGGCACGGATGGCGAGCAAGGGTCACGCGTTCGGCCCGGACACCCCCTGGCAGCGCGAGCTCGAGGAGGCGTTCCCGTTCGCGGAGACGCCCGACCAGCTCACCACCATCGAGGAGGTCAAGGCCGACATGGAACGGCCCATCCCGATGGACCGGCTGCTCTCCGGCGACGTGGGCTTCGGCAAGACCGAGGTCGCCGTGCGCGCCGCGTTCAAGGCCATCCAGGACGGCAAGCAGGTGGCCATGCTCGTGCCCACCACCCTGCTGGTGCGCCAGCACATGGAGACCTTCCAGGAACGCTTCGCCGGCTTCCCGATCCACCTGCGCGCGCTCAGCCGGTTCCAGACCGACAAGGAATCCCGCGAGACCGTGGCCGGCATGCTGGACGGTACCGTCGACATGGTCATCGGCACCCACCGGCTGCTGTCCGAGAACACCATCTTCAAGGACCTCGGCCTGGTCATCATCGACGAGGAACAGCGTTTCGGTGTTGAGCACAAGGACGCGCTCAAGAAGCTCAAGACCAACGTCGACATCCTCGCGATGAGCGCCACGCCCATCCCGCGCACCCTGGAGATGGCCGTCACGGGCATCCGCGAGATGTCCACCCTGGCCACCCCGCCCGAGGACCGGCACCCGATCCTCACCTTCGTCGGCCCGTACTCCGACCGCCAGGTGGCCGCCGCCATCCGCCGGGAACTCCTGCGCGAAGGCCAGATCTTCTTCGTGCACAACCGGGTGTCCAGCATCAACCGGGTGGCCGCGCAGCTGGCCGAGCTGGTTCCGGAGGCCCGGGTCGCGGTGGCGCACGGGCAGCTGCCCGAGGCGCAGCTCGAGCAGGTTGTGGTGGACTTCTGGGAGAACAAGTTCGACATCCTGGTCTCCACCACCATCATCGAAACCGGCCTGGACATCGCCAACGCGAACACCATCATCATCGACCGCGCCGACAAGTACGGGCTCAGCCAGCTGCACCAGCTGCGCGGCCGGGTCGGCCGGGCCAGGGAGCGGGCCTACGCGTACTTCCTCTACGACGAGAACAAGCCGCTCAGCGAGATCGCGCATGACCGGTTGGCCACCATCGCGGCCAACAACGAACTCGGCGCCGGCATGCAGGTGGCCCTGAAAGACCTCGAGATCCGCGGAGCGGGCAACCTGCTCGGCGGCGAGCAGGCCGGCCACATCGCCGGGGTCGGCTTCGACCTGTACCTGCGCATGATCGGCGAGGCCGTGTCGACCTTCCGCGGCGACGTGGCCGAGGGGCAGACGGAGCTGCGGCTCGAGCTGCCCGTCGACGCGCACATCCCCGAGGAGTACGTCGACAGCGAGCGGTTGCGCCTGGAGGCCTATCAGAAGCTCTCCGGCGCGAGTGGGCTCGCGGCCGCCGACGACCAGATCGGCCTGGTGCTCGAGGAGCTCACCGACCGTTACGGCGAACCGCCCGAGGCCGTCACCAACCTCATCGCCGTCTCCCGGCTCCGCCGCCACGCGCAGCAGGCGGGCCTCGGCGAGGTCGTCGCGATGGGCTCCAACCTGCGGGTCGCGCCCGTCGACCTGGCCGATTCGATGCAGGTGCGCCTGCAGCGGATGTACCCGGGCTCGAAGTATTCGGCTGCCGCCGGAACCATGATCGTGCCGTTGCCGCGCGTGAACGGCGAACCGGTGGCCGACGCCGCGCTTATCGCGTGGACGGGCTCACTGCTGGACGCGGTGTTCCCGCGGCCCGTCGATACTGCCGTGCCCGCACACTGA
- a CDS encoding Na+/H+ antiporter NhaA, with amino-acid sequence MTVIRSERYAAGFLLIAGILGLLMANLSFGPALIDALNEHLHTGLFGLDLSTKHWISDGLLAVFFFLIAIELKRELVIGDLNSVGKAALPALAAFGGVLVPAGIYLVLTQGSGLAAGWPVPTATDIAFALGVLAVFGRGIPTRVRVFLLALAVLDDLVAILIIAFFFTQDPQLQFIGFAAITATLFGVTSRMLKPRSAWVLGRKPVWPIVAALTVLGLATWYFTYLSGVHATIAGVILGLVMARVPGGRAHHVLEPYSNAVILPLFAFSAALVAIPQVSLAELSPAFWGILVALPVGKLLGITLAGTLGSMISRRPNGSRSGLKFADIVMVGCLGGIGFTVSLLMGALAFAGNTEVVDEATLAVLLGSGFAILVSAVVVSVRARQYRRAAGTPRPAVSPSTR; translated from the coding sequence ATGACCGTCATCCGTTCCGAACGCTACGCCGCCGGGTTCCTCCTGATCGCCGGGATCCTCGGCCTGCTGATGGCCAACCTGTCGTTCGGCCCGGCGCTGATCGACGCCCTCAACGAGCATCTGCACACCGGCCTGTTCGGGCTGGACCTGTCCACCAAGCACTGGATCAGCGACGGGCTGCTGGCGGTGTTCTTCTTCCTCATCGCCATCGAGCTCAAGCGCGAGCTCGTGATCGGCGACCTCAACAGCGTGGGCAAGGCGGCGCTGCCGGCCCTCGCGGCGTTCGGCGGGGTGCTCGTGCCCGCCGGCATCTACCTGGTGCTCACCCAGGGGTCGGGGCTCGCGGCAGGCTGGCCGGTGCCGACGGCCACCGACATCGCGTTTGCGCTGGGCGTGCTCGCGGTCTTCGGCCGCGGCATCCCCACCCGGGTGCGCGTGTTCCTGCTCGCCCTGGCGGTGCTCGACGATCTGGTCGCCATCCTGATCATCGCGTTTTTCTTCACCCAGGACCCGCAGCTGCAATTCATCGGCTTCGCCGCCATCACCGCCACCCTCTTCGGCGTCACCAGCCGGATGCTCAAGCCCCGTTCAGCCTGGGTGCTGGGCCGGAAGCCCGTCTGGCCGATCGTGGCCGCCCTGACTGTGCTGGGCCTGGCCACCTGGTACTTCACCTACCTCTCCGGCGTGCACGCCACGATCGCCGGCGTGATCCTCGGCCTCGTGATGGCGCGCGTGCCAGGGGGGCGTGCGCACCACGTCCTCGAGCCCTACTCGAACGCGGTCATCCTGCCGTTGTTCGCCTTCTCCGCCGCTCTCGTGGCGATCCCCCAGGTGAGCCTGGCCGAACTCAGCCCGGCGTTCTGGGGCATCCTGGTGGCCCTCCCGGTGGGCAAGCTGCTCGGCATCACCCTGGCGGGCACGCTGGGCAGCATGATCTCCCGACGCCCGAACGGGTCGAGGTCCGGGCTCAAGTTCGCCGACATCGTCATGGTCGGGTGCCTGGGCGGCATCGGGTTCACGGTGTCGCTGTTGATGGGCGCGCTCGCCTTCGCCGGCAACACCGAGGTGGTCGACGAGGCCACCCTCGCCGTGCTGCTCGGGTCGGGTTTCGCGATCCTGGTCTCCGCCGTCGTGGTCAGTGTGCGGGCACGGCAGTATCGACGGGCCGCGGGAACACCGCGTCCAGCAGTGAGCCCGTCCACGCGATAA
- a CDS encoding MazG family protein, which yields MTESSQPRPSGSTTPGQSGLDELVATVARLRAPGGCPWDAEQTHESLVQYLTEETHELIEAIESGDREDLLEELGDVLYQVVFHASIAAETPGEEFDIQDVAARMTRKMVGRHPHVFGDGAEQSIEAVVAGWDDVKAAEKPHRTSVLDGIPQGMPALALADKVLGRAQKIGLLETDAPGLLPIDSEAELGPILLAIVSAAKAQGLDSERALRTALRDLQDEIRAAEQEGDPEDAGIIGLPSA from the coding sequence GTGACCGAATCCAGCCAGCCCCGCCCATCCGGTAGCACGACCCCCGGCCAGTCCGGCCTCGATGAACTCGTGGCCACCGTCGCCCGGCTGCGCGCGCCCGGTGGCTGCCCGTGGGACGCCGAGCAGACGCACGAGTCGCTCGTGCAGTACCTCACCGAGGAGACCCACGAGCTGATCGAGGCCATCGAGAGCGGCGACCGCGAGGACCTGCTCGAGGAGCTCGGCGACGTGCTGTACCAGGTCGTCTTCCACGCGTCGATCGCCGCCGAGACCCCCGGTGAGGAGTTCGACATCCAGGATGTCGCCGCGCGGATGACCCGCAAGATGGTCGGCCGGCATCCGCACGTCTTCGGCGACGGCGCCGAGCAGAGCATCGAGGCGGTCGTCGCCGGCTGGGACGACGTGAAGGCGGCCGAGAAGCCGCACCGCACCAGCGTGCTCGACGGCATCCCGCAGGGCATGCCCGCGCTCGCCCTGGCCGACAAGGTGCTCGGCCGGGCCCAGAAGATCGGGCTGCTGGAAACGGATGCGCCCGGCCTGCTGCCCATCGACAGCGAGGCCGAGCTCGGCCCGATCCTGCTCGCCATCGTGTCGGCGGCCAAGGCGCAGGGACTCGACTCCGAGCGGGCGCTCCGCACGGCGCTCCGCGACCTGCAGGACGAGATCCGCGCCGCCGAGCAGGAGGGCGACCCGGAAGACGCCGGGATCATCGGCCTGCCCAGCGCGTAG
- a CDS encoding ferritin, with the protein MTETSFNALLTQQIGNEFAASQQYIAIATWFDSQDLPQLAAHFYRQSVEERNHAMMLVQYRLDRGLEVVIPGIPAVINGFANIVEPIALALAQEQQVTGQIEALFRAARADGDALGEQAMLWFLKEQVEEVASMSTLLTIARRAKDNLFDIENFIAREQVGDAGGDTDAPGAAGGAL; encoded by the coding sequence ATGACCGAAACCTCCTTCAACGCGCTCCTGACCCAGCAAATCGGTAACGAGTTCGCCGCGTCCCAGCAGTACATCGCCATCGCCACCTGGTTCGACAGCCAGGACCTGCCGCAGCTGGCCGCCCACTTCTACCGCCAGTCGGTGGAGGAGCGCAACCACGCCATGATGCTCGTGCAGTACCGGCTGGACCGCGGCCTCGAGGTCGTGATCCCCGGTATCCCCGCCGTGATCAACGGGTTTGCGAACATCGTCGAGCCGATCGCGCTGGCGCTCGCCCAGGAACAGCAGGTCACCGGTCAGATCGAGGCACTCTTCCGGGCCGCCCGCGCCGACGGCGACGCCCTCGGCGAGCAGGCCATGCTCTGGTTCCTCAAGGAGCAGGTCGAGGAGGTCGCGTCCATGTCCACGCTGCTGACCATCGCCCGGCGCGCCAAGGACAACCTCTTCGACATCGAGAACTTCATCGCCCGCGAGCAGGTCGGCGACGCCGGCGGCGACACCGATGCTCCCGGAGCCGCCGGCGGAGCCCTCTAA
- the hisS gene encoding histidine--tRNA ligase produces the protein MATAVTPPRGMRDFLPADKATRERALGIIRSSFAAHGFDEIETPVMEDTARLHSGLGGDNEKLGFAVLKRGLAPADLTAAAEADDLLSLADLGLRFDLTVPLARFYASHRADLPTVFRSIQIAPVWRAERPQKGRYRQFMQCDIDIIGEAGPLAEIELITATVAALDNLGLTGCSIRINDRRILSSLLAFWNVPSNLYERALITLDKLDKIRVDGVVAELRTLGIDAPGIEDTLMEITKVGWGLRESGEEQPAWLDEAAYEDLLILKAALPDARLEFDPTLVRGMGYYTGTIFEIAHPDLGYSLGGGGRYDGMIGRFLGSDVPACGFSIGFERIVDLLAGDDGTAENAVVLVHEKDADPAALVRLKGALVAGGLRVRLEKRTKNLKALLERAGAAGYGRFAVVADETVTADELVFKPLGD, from the coding sequence ATGGCAACAGCAGTGACCCCTCCTCGCGGCATGCGCGATTTCCTCCCGGCCGACAAGGCCACCCGCGAGAGGGCGCTGGGCATCATCCGCTCCAGTTTCGCCGCACACGGGTTCGACGAGATCGAAACGCCGGTCATGGAGGACACTGCCAGGCTGCACTCCGGGCTCGGCGGCGACAACGAGAAGCTCGGCTTCGCGGTGCTCAAGCGCGGCCTCGCGCCGGCCGACCTCACGGCCGCGGCCGAGGCCGACGACCTGCTCTCCCTGGCCGACCTGGGCCTGCGCTTCGACCTCACGGTGCCGCTGGCCCGGTTCTACGCCAGCCACCGCGCCGACCTGCCCACGGTGTTCCGCTCCATCCAGATCGCCCCGGTCTGGCGAGCCGAGCGCCCGCAGAAGGGGCGCTACCGCCAGTTCATGCAGTGCGACATCGACATCATCGGCGAGGCCGGCCCGCTGGCCGAGATCGAGTTGATCACCGCCACCGTCGCCGCGCTCGACAACCTGGGGCTGACCGGCTGCTCGATCCGCATCAACGACCGGCGCATCCTGAGCAGCCTCCTGGCGTTCTGGAATGTGCCCTCGAATCTGTACGAACGGGCACTCATCACGCTCGACAAGTTGGACAAGATCCGCGTCGACGGGGTTGTCGCAGAACTCAGAACTCTCGGAATCGATGCCCCTGGCATTGAGGACACTCTGATGGAGATCACCAAAGTCGGCTGGGGCCTGCGCGAATCAGGTGAGGAACAGCCCGCGTGGTTGGATGAAGCGGCGTACGAGGACCTGCTCATTCTGAAGGCTGCGTTGCCCGATGCTCGGCTCGAATTCGACCCCACCCTGGTGCGCGGCATGGGCTACTACACCGGCACGATCTTCGAGATCGCCCACCCCGACCTGGGCTATTCGCTGGGCGGCGGCGGCCGCTACGACGGCATGATCGGCCGGTTCCTCGGCTCGGATGTGCCCGCCTGCGGCTTCTCGATCGGGTTCGAGCGCATCGTCGACCTCCTGGCCGGCGACGACGGAACGGCCGAGAACGCCGTGGTCCTCGTGCACGAGAAGGACGCCGACCCGGCCGCCCTGGTGCGTCTGAAGGGGGCGCTCGTCGCCGGGGGACTGCGGGTGCGGCTGGAGAAGCGCACCAAGAACCTCAAGGCCCTGCTCGAGCGCGCGGGCGCCGCCGGCTACGGCCGGTTCGCCGTCGTGGCCGACGAGACCGTGACCGCCGACGAGCTGGTCTTCAAGCCGCTGGGCGACTGA
- the eno gene encoding phosphopyruvate hydratase → MALIDAVVAREILDSRGNPTVEVEVLLEDGTLSRAAVPSGASTGAFEAYELHDGDKKRYLGKGVLKAVGSVTDELGPAVEDLDAADQRIIDMVLNETDGTVNKERVGANAILGVSLAVAKAAASSADLPLFRYLGGPNAHTLPVPMMNIINGGSHADNDVDIQEFMVVPLGAPTFSEGLRWGVEVYHALKGLLKSKGLATGLGDEGGFAPNLPSNRAALDLIVEAITLAGYAPGTDIGLALDCAATEFFKDGVYHFEGKELTSTEIVAYYAELLEAYPLVSIEDPLEEEDWEGYVHLTAQLGDKVQIVGDDLFVTNPIRLAKGLELGAANSILIKVNQIGTLTETMDAVALAQRAGYTTVISHRSGETEDTFIADLAVATDAGQIKTGAPARSERVAKYNQLLRIEEELGEAAVYAGRSAFPRFKG, encoded by the coding sequence GTGGCTCTTATTGACGCAGTTGTTGCACGCGAAATCCTCGACTCCCGGGGCAACCCGACCGTCGAGGTCGAGGTTCTGCTCGAGGATGGCACGCTCAGCCGTGCCGCCGTTCCGTCCGGCGCCTCGACCGGCGCCTTCGAGGCTTACGAGCTGCACGACGGTGACAAGAAGCGTTACCTCGGCAAGGGCGTGCTCAAGGCCGTCGGCTCCGTCACCGACGAGCTCGGCCCGGCCGTCGAGGACCTCGACGCCGCCGACCAGCGCATCATCGACATGGTCCTCAACGAGACCGACGGCACCGTCAACAAGGAGCGCGTCGGCGCGAACGCCATCCTCGGCGTGAGCCTGGCCGTCGCCAAGGCCGCCGCCAGCTCGGCCGACCTGCCCCTCTTCCGCTACCTCGGCGGCCCGAACGCGCACACCCTGCCGGTGCCGATGATGAACATCATCAACGGTGGCTCGCACGCTGACAACGACGTCGACATCCAGGAATTCATGGTTGTCCCGCTCGGCGCCCCGACCTTCAGCGAGGGCCTGCGCTGGGGCGTTGAGGTCTACCACGCCCTCAAGGGCCTGCTGAAGAGCAAGGGCCTGGCCACCGGCCTCGGCGACGAGGGTGGCTTCGCCCCCAACCTGCCCAGCAACCGCGCAGCGCTCGACCTCATCGTCGAAGCCATCACGCTGGCCGGCTACGCGCCCGGCACCGACATCGGCCTGGCGCTCGACTGTGCAGCCACCGAGTTCTTCAAGGACGGCGTGTACCACTTCGAGGGCAAGGAACTGACCTCGACCGAGATCGTCGCGTACTACGCCGAACTTCTCGAGGCGTACCCGCTCGTCTCCATCGAAGACCCGCTCGAGGAGGAGGACTGGGAAGGCTACGTCCACCTCACCGCGCAGCTCGGCGACAAGGTGCAGATCGTCGGAGACGACCTGTTCGTCACCAACCCGATCCGCCTGGCCAAGGGCCTCGAGCTCGGCGCCGCCAACTCGATCCTCATCAAGGTCAACCAGATCGGCACCCTGACCGAGACGATGGATGCCGTCGCCCTCGCCCAGCGCGCCGGCTACACGACCGTCATCTCGCACCGCTCCGGTGAGACCGAAGACACCTTCATCGCCGACCTCGCCGTCGCCACGGATGCCGGCCAGATCAAGACCGGTGCCCCGGCCCGTAGCGAGCGCGTCGCCAAGTACAACCAGCTCCTGCGCATCGAAGAAGAGCTCGGCGAGGCCGCGGTCTACGCCGGCCGCTCCGCGTTCCCCCGCTTCAAGGGCTAA
- a CDS encoding FtsB family cell division protein, translating into MTPPRLPGPRRPAPRAEKPRIEKPRTEKRPMQLATDETAVGSWLRGLRLSGFSFVMMGILVLAVVALAPNVRTYAEQRQQIDALSASVADQQAAVDKLKDERERWNDRTYVTTQARARLSYVMPGDISFLVINDTGQAVAGASDNAPVSTAIQDTDVDWVDSVFRSVMTAGLAPQEAPQ; encoded by the coding sequence ATGACCCCGCCCCGTCTCCCCGGCCCGCGCCGACCCGCGCCGCGCGCTGAGAAGCCCCGTATCGAGAAGCCCCGTACCGAGAAGCGCCCGATGCAACTCGCCACCGACGAGACCGCCGTGGGCAGCTGGCTGCGCGGACTGCGGCTGTCCGGGTTCTCCTTCGTGATGATGGGCATCCTGGTGCTCGCCGTCGTGGCGTTGGCGCCCAATGTGCGCACCTACGCCGAACAGCGCCAGCAGATCGACGCCCTCAGTGCCAGCGTCGCCGATCAGCAGGCCGCCGTTGACAAGCTCAAGGACGAGCGCGAGCGGTGGAACGACCGCACCTATGTGACCACACAGGCCCGGGCCCGGCTGTCCTACGTGATGCCCGGTGACATCAGCTTCCTCGTGATCAACGACACCGGCCAGGCCGTCGCCGGAGCCTCCGACAACGCCCCCGTCAGCACCGCCATCCAGGACACCGACGTCGACTGGGTCGACTCCGTCTTCCGCTCGGTGATGACCGCCGGACTCGCCCCTCAGGAGGCACCACAATGA